The DNA window GGATAGGATTCAGTAAAGCTGATGATTCCGGAGATGAATCAGGTGAGTTTGCTTTTCACCAGGTCGCTGATTTGCTTGCCGTCGATGGATTGTCCAGCAAGGCGGGCCATCACCGTCTTCATGACTGTTCCCATATCTTTGAGTGATCGGGAACCGGTCTCCGTGACAGCCGCTGCGACAATGCCCTCAATCTCTTGGGGGGAAAGCGGTTTGGGGAGGTAGGATTCGATAATTTCGATTTCCTTGCGTTCTTTGGCAGCCAGTTCCAGCCGTTGAGCATTCTCAAATTGTTCGATGGATTCCCGACGCTGTTTTACGAGGGTCGTCATCACGCGGCTCATTTCAGCATCATCAAGGTCCCTCTTCAGCTCGACTTCTTTGTTCAGGATGGCGGCTTTGATCATACGGATGACATCCATGCGCAGTTGATCGCGTGATTTCATTGCGAGCTTAAGGTCCTCGGTCAGGCGGTCGGATAACGACATAAAAAGTCTCACGGATTAGGTGCTGAGCTGAGTGAGGAGCATACCCTCTTGGTTTCAGCGAGTCAACGAGACGTATTGAGTCATCTAAAATCTTACCGGGCCACCGATCGTTGCGTCATTTGTCAATCTTACCCTCCGGGGCCGCATGGTGCGGGCCCAGAGGAGGGGGCCGATGGAGGCAGAGCCGATGGCGCGACGGGCGAAGGGCGAGTATCTGCGAATCATGTGGCAGCGGTATCAACGAGCCAGTCGCTCGGAGCGCTCGGCGTTGCTCGACGAAGTGACGCGCGTGTGTGGGTATCATCGCAAATATGCGATCGGGGTGTTGCGCCAGCAGCGGCCGCCCCAGCCGCCGGTGCGCCGGGCGGGCCGACGGCGACCGACCTATGGCGAGCCAGTGATCCGCCTGCTTGCTGAGATCTGGCAAGCCGCCGGGTATCTCTGTGGCCAACGGTTGCAGGCCGCGATTCCGCACTGGCTGCCCTGGTTGAAACGGCGAACCACAGTCCCCCCGGCGCTGGAAGCCCAGCTTCGGCGAATCAGTGCCCGGCAGATCGACCGACGGCTAGGGGAACGGAAGCGCCGAATCAAGCGGCGGCTGTATGGGACGACGCGGCCAGGGTCCTTGTTGAAGCACCTGATTCCCATCAAAACGGAGCACTGGGACGTCAGCAAGCCGGGCTATCTGGAGATCGATCTGGTCTCGCATTCCGGCGCCTCGGCCGCCGGGGAGTTTCTGCACACGCTGGACGGGGTCGATATTCACACCACGTGGGTGGAGCGGCAGGCGGTGCGGGGCAAGAGTCGGCACGGGGTGGTGCAGGCCCTGACCATCATCGAGTCACAGCTCCCGTTCTCTCTGCGGGGCGTGGATTCCGACAACGGGAGCGAGTTTATCAACGACCATCTGCTGGCCTGGTGTCAGAAGCGGCCCACCGGTCGGCAGGTCCAGTTTACCCGCTCGCGGCCCTACAAGAAGGATGACAACGCGCATGTGGAGCAGAAGAACTGGACGCATGTGCGTAAGTTGGTCGGCTGGGAGCGGTACGAGAGTCGGGAAGCCTTGGCGGCGCTGAACGCCCTGTATGCGGACTTGCGGCTCTTTCAGAACCTCTTTCAGCCCTCCATGAAACTCGTGCGCAAGGAGCGCGTGGGCTCGCGACGGATTCGCCGCTATGATGCCCCACAGACGCCGTTCGAGCGGGTACGAGTGTGTCCAGCGGCAGATCCGGCGAAGGTCGCGGCCCTGCAGCGCGTGCTGGAGACCACGGATCCCTTCATCCTCTCCCAGCGTGTCAGCGGTCATGCAATAATCCCCAGATGTGGTCAATGAATTCTCCCCACCCTCTCACCGAAGGAGGGATGTGATGGAACTTGACGATAGCAAGGAGACAACGATCATACCGTCCCAGGTAGACCACACTCGGGAGGTATGTATGGTGGATCAAGAGCGGTGGGCGGAGATTCGACGGTTGCGTCATGAAGAGCGGGGATCCATTTCAGGGATTGCGCGGCGGTTGGACCTGGATCGGAAGACCGTGCGGCGCAGTCTGCAGCAGACGACGTGGCAACCCTATCGCCGAGCGGCGATGACGGAGACGCTGCTGACCGCCCATGCCGACTTTGTGCGGACCCGTGCGTCGCAGGTTAATTATTCGGCGCGGATTCTCTATCAGGAACTGCGAGCGAGCCACGAGTACATCGGCAGTTATGAGACGGTGAAGCGAGGGGTGGCGCCGCTGCGTGAGGGTCAGCTGCAGGCGGAGCGGGCCCTCCTCCGCTTTGAGACACCGCCGGGCCAGCAGAGTCAGATTGATTGGGGCCAAGCCACCGTGCCCTTCCGCGCCGGCCCGACGGTGGTGCACGTGTTCGTGTTGACGTTGGGGTTCAGCCGACGTGGGTTCTATTACGCCTGTGCCGATGAGCGGCTGGCGCAGTTTCTCGAGGCCCATGAACGGGCTTTTGCGCATTTCGGTGGCCACACGCGAGAGCATCTGTATGACCG is part of the Nitrospira sp. genome and encodes:
- a CDS encoding GatB/YqeY domain-containing protein is translated as MSLSDRLTEDLKLAMKSRDQLRMDVIRMIKAAILNKEVELKRDLDDAEMSRVMTTLVKQRRESIEQFENAQRLELAAKERKEIEIIESYLPKPLSPQEIEGIVAAAVTETGSRSLKDMGTVMKTVMARLAGQSIDGKQISDLVKSKLT